The following are from one region of the Pygocentrus nattereri isolate fPygNat1 chromosome 20, fPygNat1.pri, whole genome shotgun sequence genome:
- the LOC119261799 gene encoding prominin-2-like: MLALSSRTALVLLWLAVLSSTALTECLPDAVDPEYQLNLIQAPASPIKNSAGSLEPLYNFARLFLLAVQPYGFPLDTASRVLHNEATSSEVIRYEAGYMVCLILAVLYIVAIPVVGVVLVWRHFHYKKMAVESQPSPSSLPWYQRNVTVITCLSVVVILLLCGVILTFNTNNKMRQNMQPNLSRLRTDIGNIEKALNSVPQKVDSIVDKFSLFQEELMEELQETGDLIGQTILSSLNSTINVAVDSLRTTVQDATGAQRHLLEVKELRGNMQAIYTLLNMELTEMQTQLGKLNSSLNTSTLMTDANYDLIPSVDPEVQQLSFVSVFNGMEEQVEMLISSIPSICANQSTPQIEGLRVYLNIVHNVFRNSSKRLPSLRSLSSAVSNVRAVLDNTKADIEYYDYVRWSVSVAFCALILIISLLMLAGLVIGASMVISPTLYPFYLQDQLRLTTVYLLYVASGMIFIFSWLFIIMVFINLFFGGNAHALACRSCTNGDIFEFLDKQTLFSSLHAEEPEDMDIVAATAQSPIMTTDNSTTDLFMNPTDHQRKQAINTFEIYQGCQMGRSMFYSMHMNELFSMNKFLNESMYLSGLVYSMHALNFDLSSIQLLPDSARTAVQQFRDFSNLDRINYNNFLRLLASPIMKTDLDAFATQLERAALTANGTIGENLMSEAAKARQLANVVRLQDSYRRNMSYSIEALATIRRNYQANADNTLLNATEVESSLQLQVPDALQNVSDCVMERATELLRQYFVFVRYAIIDEALDCSWLPVSLSNMYTATCDNLIGPWNAFWLSLGWCCAFLVPGVIFSILAAQLWKPPTSPVNRERFHMPYDIFEKGTNTTCMTLDSLKGKRKDGDTKKPNFNVYMTLDDVIGFDKGKKEKGSCSA, translated from the exons ATGCTTGCCCTGAGCAGTAGGACAGCACTGGTTTTGCTGTGGCTGGCTGTTTTGTCCAGCACAGCTCTGACCGAATGCCTCCCTGATGCCGTTGACCCTGAGTACCAGCTGAATCTCATTCAGGCTCCAGCCTCCCCCATCAAGAACTCAGCTGGCTCTCTGGAGCCTCTCTATAACTTTGCTCGACTGTTCCTGCTGGCCGTGCAACCATATGGGTTTCCCTTAG ACACTGCATCCCGAGTATTACACAACGAAGCCACAAGCTCAGAG GTGATCCGCTATGAAGCTGGTTACATGGTGTGCCTCATTCtcgctgttctttacattgtggcAATCCCTGTAGTGGGTGTAGTGCTCGTGTGGCGACACTTTCACTATAAAAAGATGGCAGTAGAGAGTCAACCGTCACCGTCATCATTACCATGGTACCAAAGGAACGTCACTGTGATCACATGCCTCTCTGTTGTGGTCATCTTACTGCT CTGTGGTGTGATTCTGACGTTCAACACCAACAACAAGATGCGTCAGAACATGCAACCAAATCTTTCTAGGCTCAGGACGGACATTGGGAACATTGAGAAAGCGCTGAACTCTGTTCCACAG AAAGTGGACTCCATTGTTGACAAATTCTCGCTCTTCCAAGAGGAGCTGATGGAGGAACTGCAGG AAACTGGTGATTTAATTGGTCAAACAATCCTCTCGTCTCTCAATTCTACAATCAACGTTGCCGTGGACAGCTTGAGGACCACTGTTCAAG ATGCTACTGGTGCACAGCGCCACCTTCTGGAGGTGAAGGAATTGAGAGGGAACATGCAGGCCATCTACACACTCTTAAATATGGAGCTGACTGAGATGCAGACGCAACTGGGCAAACTCAACAGCAGCCTGAATACCTCCACCCTGATGACTGATGCCAATTATGACTTG atACCCAGTGTGGATCCTGAGGTGCAACAGCTAAGCTTTGTATCCGTATTTAATGGCATGGAAGAGCAG GTTGAGATGTTGATCTCCTCCATTCCTAGTATCTGTGCAAATCAGAGCACTCCACAGATTGAAG GGCTGCGAGTGTACTTGAACATTGTACACAACGTGTTCAGGAACTCCAGCAAGCGGCTGCCCTCTCTGAGGTCCCTCTCAAGTGCTGTTTCCAATGTCCGTGCAGTGCTTGACAACACCAAAGCAGACATTGAATACTACGACTATGTCAG GTGGTCAGTTTCAGTTGCATTCTGTGCATTGATCCTGATTATATCGTTGCTGATGTTGGCTGGACTGGTCATTGGAGCATCTATGGTCATCTCTCCCACACTTTACCCCTTCTACCTGCAAGACCAGCTGAGACTGACCACTGTTTACCTCCTCTATGT tGCTTCAGGAATGATATTCATCTTTTCCTGGCTCTTCATCATCATGGTCTTCATCAACCTGTTTTTTGGTGGGAATGCTCATGCTCTGGCCTGCAGAAGCTGCACTAATGGTGATATTTTTGAG TTCTTGGACAAGCAAACTCTGTTCAGCAGTCTGCATGCTGAAGAGCCTGAAGACATGGACATTGTTGCCGCCACTGCCCAAAGTCCAATCATGACCACAGACAATAGCACTACTGATCTGTTTATGAACCCCACAGACCATCAGAGGAAACAGGCCATCAATACCTTTGAGATATACCA GGGGTGTCAAATGGGAAGATCGATGTTCTACAGCATGCACATGAacgagctcttcagtatgaacAAGTTCCTCAATGAAAGCATG TATCTGAGCGGACTTGTTTACAGCATGCATGCTCTGAATTTTGACCTGAGCTCTATACAACTGCTCCCAGACAGCGCTAGAACAGCGGTGCAGCAATTTCGGGACTTCAGCAACCTTGACCGAATCAATTACAATAATTTTCTAAGGCTG CTGGCTAGTCCAATAATGAAAACAGACCTGGACGCTTTTGCAACACAACTGGAGAGAGCAGCCCTGACG GCAAATGGCACCATTGGAGAGAATCTCATGAGTGAGGCAGCTAAAGCCAGACAGCTGGCCAATGTAGTTCGTCTACAAGACTCATACAGA cGCAATATGTCTTACAGTATAGAGGCTCTGGCAACCATCAGAAGAAATTATCAG GCGAATGCAGACAACACTCTTCTAAATGCCACTGAAGTTGAAAGCTCTCTGCAGCTTCAGGTTCCTGATGCTTTGCAGAAC GTGTCTGACTGTGTGATGGAGAGGGCGACTGAATTGCTGAGGCAATACTTTGTCTTCGTCAGATACGCG ATAATAGATGAGGCCCTGGATTGCAGCTGGCTCCCTGTCTCCCTCAGCAACATGTACACTGCCACGTGTGATAATCTGATTGGACCGTGG AATGCATTCTGGCTGTCTCTGGGTTGGTGCTGTGCTTTCCTTGTTCCTGGTGTCATCTTCAGTATCCTGGCAGCTCAACTATGGAAGCCTCCAACTTCACCCGTGAA TAGGGAGCGGTTCCACATGCCGTATGACATCTTCGAAAAAGGCACAAACACCACCTGCATGACCCTGGACTCCCTGAAAGGCAAAAG GAAGGACGGAGACACTAAGAAGCCTAACTTCAACGTCTACATGACTCTGGACGACGTGATCGGCTTTGATAAAGGCAAAAAGGAGAAAGGAAGCTGCAGCGCATAA